From a region of the Arachis ipaensis cultivar K30076 chromosome B09, Araip1.1, whole genome shotgun sequence genome:
- the LOC107616563 gene encoding tetraspanin-6 (The sequence of the model RefSeq protein was modified relative to this genomic sequence to represent the inferred CDS: added 5 bases not found in genome assembly) gives MMYRFSNTVIGFLNLLTLLASIPIIGAGLWMARSSTRCAYFLQTPLLVIGFIVLVISLAGFIGACFHVACALWIYLVVMLILIAALIGLTMFGFGVTSKGGGVEVPGRVYKEYHIEDYSPWLRQRIKNPKYWNTIKNCIFGSNTCSNVINWTPLDYMQRDMSPIQSGCCKPPTACTYGNNMEEQATRMYNEEEQDPDCYRWNNAPNLLCYECDSCKAGVLEDIRRNWHKLSVLTLVMLVLLIGIYTIGCCAFRNARRAQTDYPYGHNRITKVRPRWDYYWWRWLHDRRERLY, from the exons ATGATGTATAGGTTCAGCAACACAGTGATTGGTTTCTTGAACTTGTTGACACTGCTAGCATCAATTCCAATAATTGGAGCAGGGTTATGGATGGCAAGGAGCAGCACAAGATGTGCATATTTTCTACAAACACCACTTCTTGTGATAGGGTTCATAGTGCTGGTGATTTCACTGGCCGGTTTCATTGGTGCATGTTTTCATGTGGCATGTGCACTGTGGATTTACCTGGTGGTGATGTTGATTCTAATAGCAGCACTCATTGGTTTGACTATGTTTGGTTTTGGTGTGACAAGCAAGGGTGGTGGTGTTGAAGTTCCTGGTAGGGTGTATAAGGAGTATCATATTGAGGATTATTCACCATGGTTGAGGCAAAGAATCAAGAATCCTAAATACTGGAACACTATTAAGAATTGTATTTTTGGTTCCAACACTTGTTCTAATGTTATCAATTGGACCCCTTTGGATTATATGCAGAGAGATATGTCACCAATTCAG TCTGGATGTTGCAAACCACCAACAGCATGCACTTACGGCAACAACATGGAAGAGCAAGCAACAAGAATGTACAACGAGGAAGAACAAGATCCTGATTGCTACAGGTGGAACAATGCCCCAAACTTGCTGTGCTATGAGTGTGATTCATGCAAAGCTGGTGTTCTTGAAGACATAAGAAGGAACTGGCACAAGCTCTCTGTGCTCACTCTTGTCATGCTTGTCCTCCTCATTGGGATCTACACCATTGGTTGCTGTGCTTTCAGGAATGCAAGGAGGGCTCAGACTGATTATCCCTATGGTCATAACAGGATCACCAAAGTCAGGCCTAGATGGGATTACTATTG GTGGAGATGGTTGCATGACAGGAGAGAACGGCTTT
- the LOC107618511 gene encoding serine carboxypeptidase-like 27: MGYYLSYVVVLVLFIFVGVSVSLSSSPIEDQKRDRVTDLPGQPKNVGFAHYSGYVTVNEKSGSALFYWLFEAPASRRPEKRPLVLWLNGGPGCSSIAYGASEEIGPFRIRPDGKSLYLNPYAWNKLANILFLDSPAGVGFSYSNKTTDLYTFGDQRTAEDAYTFLVKWFERFPQYKHREFYIAGESYAGHYVPQLSQIVYERNKGIKNPVINFKGFMVGNAVTDDYHDYVGTFEYWWTHGLVSDSTYRMLRIACDFGSSQHPSVPCMQALKVAVVEQGNIDPYSIYTQPCNDTSSLRRDLGGRYPWMSRAYDPCTERYSDLYFNHPEVQKALHANVTGIPYSWKTCSDIVGNYWTDSPLTMLPIYRELISAGLKIWVYSGDTDSVVPVTATRYSIDALKLPTLTNWYPWYDNGKVGGWSQVYKGLTLVTVRGAGHEVPLHRPRQAFILFRSFLEDKPMPSSS, translated from the exons ATGGGTTATTATCTTTCCTATGTTGTTGTGTTGGTCTTGTTCATTTTTGTGGGAGTTTCAGTTTCCTTATCTTCTTCACCAATTGAAGATCAGAAGAGAGATAGGGTCACTGATTTGCCAGGGCAACCCAAGAATGTGGGGTTTGCTCATTATTCTGGCTATGTCACTGTGAATGAGAAGAGTGGGAGTGCATTGTTCTACTGGCTCTTTGAGGCTCCGGCGAGCCGCCGACCGGAGAAGAGACCACTGGTTTTGTGGCTCAATGGTGGCCCTGGATGCTCCTCCATTGCTTATGGTGCATCTGAAGAAATTGGCCCTTTTAGGATTAGGCCTGATGGGAAGTCACTTTACTTGAACCCTTATGCTTGGAACAAAT TGGCAAACATATTGTTCCTTGATTCTCCTGCTGGTGTCGGATTTTCGTACTCGAATAAGACGACGGATCTGTACACATTTGGTGACCAGAGAACAG CTGAAGATGCATATACATTTCTTGTTAAGTGGTTTGAAAGATTTCCTCAGTATAAGCATAGAGAGTTCTACATTGCTGGAGAAAGCTATGCAG GGCACTATGTTCCTCAGTTGTCTCAAATTGTTTATGAGAGAAACAAGGGAATCAAGAATCCAGTGATAAATTTCAAGGGATTTATG GTTGGAAATGCTGTTACTGATGATTATCATGATTATGTTGGAACATTTGAGTATTGGTGGACTCATGGTTTGGTATCGGATTCCACATACAGGATGCTGAGAATTGCTTGTGATTTCGGTTCTTCACAGCATCCATCAGTGCCTTGCATGCAGGCCCTTAAAGTTGCAGTTGTGGAGCAGGGTAACATTGATCCTTATAGCATTTATACGCAGCCTTGTAACGATACATCGTCACTCAGACGCGACTTGGGGGGTCGCTAT CCGTGGATGTCTCGAGCATACGATCCTTGCACTGAGAGGTATTCCGACTTGTATTTCAATCATCCAGAAGTTCAGAAGGCACTTCATGCCAATGTAACCGGAATTCCTTATTCATGGAAGACTTGCAG TGATATTGTGGGGAACTATTGGACTGATTCTCCTCTAACTATGCTTCCTATATATCGCGAACTTATTAGTGCTGGTCTCAAGATATGGGTATACAG TGGAGACACTGATTCAGTGGTTCCAGTCACTGCGACTCGATATTCAATCGACGCATTGAAGCTACCAACCCTCACCAACTGGTACCCTTGGTATGATAATGGCAAG gTTGGTGGTTGGAGTCAAGTTTACAAAGGACTCACATTAGTAACTGTAAGAGGAGCCGGCCATGAGGTTCCGCTTCATCGGCCGCGCCAAGCCTTCATTCTTTTCAGGTCTTTCTTGGAGGACAAGCCAATGCCATCTTCAAGTTAG